One region of Epilithonimonas zeae genomic DNA includes:
- a CDS encoding DUF937 domain-containing protein: protein MSLLDLITGSAGNQVAEQAENKFGISKNQIIALLVVAAPLVISYLKKKSENAEEADKLNATLDKHHDGSILNNPAQALEREQEGNSILDHIFGGNKTNVENQLSANTGISMDKIGPVLATLAPVIMGYIGQQKQANNVNSGGGLGDLLGGILGGSAQEAQASNNPLSDILGSVIGGATQSSGGGLGDIIGNVLGGGNQQQQSQQGGLGGLLGSIFGK, encoded by the coding sequence ATGAGTCTATTAGACCTTATCACGGGAAGCGCCGGTAATCAAGTCGCTGAACAGGCTGAAAACAAATTCGGAATCAGCAAAAATCAAATCATTGCGTTATTGGTTGTAGCAGCACCTTTGGTGATTAGCTATTTGAAAAAGAAATCAGAAAACGCTGAAGAAGCAGACAAACTGAATGCAACCTTGGACAAACATCACGATGGAAGCATCTTGAATAATCCTGCTCAAGCTCTAGAAAGAGAACAAGAAGGAAACTCAATCCTTGACCATATTTTTGGCGGAAACAAAACCAACGTAGAAAATCAATTATCCGCAAATACAGGAATTTCTATGGACAAAATCGGACCGGTCTTGGCAACTTTGGCGCCTGTCATTATGGGTTATATCGGTCAGCAAAAGCAAGCCAACAATGTTAATTCAGGAGGCGGATTAGGAGATTTGTTAGGTGGGATTCTTGGCGGTTCTGCTCAGGAAGCTCAGGCATCCAACAATCCTTTGAGTGATATTTTAGGAAGCGTTATCGGCGGAGCAACGCAATCTTCTGGCGGCGGTTTGGGAGATATTATAGGCAATGTTCTTGGCGGTGGAAACCAACAGCAACAATCTCAACAAGGCGGATTGGGTGGATTGCTGGGAAGCATTTTTGGAAAATAA
- a CDS encoding DUF2480 family protein, which translates to MEEIVNKVANSGLVNFDISDLVPKGKRLGIDIKDFLWEGMILKEKDFREKIKNIDEEVYRDAYVYIYCSEDVIIPLWAYFLITSKVTGAAKKIVFGNREDLEVLLMHNAIQTYDFSEMRDKRVLVKGCSDELIPNNAYVELVEQLKPLVKSLMFGEACSNVPIFKN; encoded by the coding sequence ATGGAAGAAATCGTAAATAAAGTTGCAAATAGCGGATTGGTGAATTTTGATATTTCTGACCTTGTTCCGAAAGGAAAACGTTTGGGAATCGACATCAAAGATTTTCTTTGGGAAGGAATGATTTTGAAGGAGAAGGATTTCCGTGAGAAAATTAAAAATATTGACGAGGAAGTTTACAGAGATGCTTATGTTTACATCTATTGTTCTGAGGATGTGATCATTCCACTTTGGGCTTACTTTCTGATTACGTCCAAAGTTACAGGTGCTGCGAAGAAAATTGTTTTCGGAAACAGAGAAGATTTGGAAGTTTTGCTAATGCATAACGCTATCCAAACTTATGATTTCTCTGAGATGAGAGACAAACGTGTTCTGGTAAAAGGCTGCAGCGACGAGTTGATCCCCAATAACGCCTATGTGGAATTGGTGGAACAGCTGAAACCTCTTGTGAAATCTCTGATGTTTGGCGAAGCTTGCAGCAATGTTCCGATTTTTAAAAACTAA
- the lpxB gene encoding lipid-A-disaccharide synthase, translating into MKYYIIAGEASGDLHASNLMKAIKQKDQNADFRFWGGDLMQKQGGTLVKHYRDLAFMGFLEVVQNLRTILNNIKFCKKDIQENKPDVLILVDYPGFNLRIAKFAKELGIKVVYYISPQLWAWKEGRVETIKKYVDEMLVILPFEKDFYKKHQVEAHFVGHPLLDAIDGLPHIDIQQFKKENHLNDKEIIALLPGSRKQEVSKMLETMLSVRNDFPDYQFVIAGAPSLDKDFYEQFVDDDVHFVSNRTYDLLRCSKAALVTSGTATLETALLNIPEVVCYKGSRISYEIGKRLIKNIKYISLVNLIMDKEVVTELIQNELNTKNLVEELNKILNTKKRDDVLNNYEVLRTKLGGSGASQNAAELIVNLK; encoded by the coding sequence TTGAAATATTACATCATAGCAGGCGAAGCTTCCGGCGATTTGCACGCTTCCAACTTAATGAAAGCCATCAAACAGAAAGACCAAAACGCAGATTTTCGTTTTTGGGGCGGTGACCTGATGCAGAAACAAGGCGGAACTCTGGTTAAGCATTACCGCGATTTGGCTTTTATGGGTTTTCTGGAAGTAGTTCAGAATCTGAGAACGATTCTTAATAATATCAAATTCTGTAAAAAAGACATTCAGGAAAACAAACCCGATGTTTTGATTTTAGTGGATTATCCAGGATTCAATTTGAGGATTGCGAAGTTTGCGAAAGAATTGGGAATTAAGGTTGTTTATTATATCTCACCTCAGCTTTGGGCTTGGAAAGAAGGTCGTGTAGAAACGATTAAAAAATACGTGGATGAGATGCTGGTGATACTTCCTTTTGAGAAAGATTTCTATAAAAAACATCAAGTCGAAGCACATTTTGTGGGACATCCTTTATTGGATGCGATTGACGGTTTACCACATATTGACATTCAGCAATTCAAAAAAGAAAATCATCTTAATGATAAAGAGATTATTGCGCTTTTACCGGGCTCCAGAAAACAAGAAGTTTCTAAAATGCTTGAAACGATGCTGTCTGTGAGAAATGACTTTCCGGATTACCAATTCGTAATTGCCGGTGCGCCAAGTCTTGATAAAGATTTTTATGAGCAGTTTGTGGATGATGATGTTCATTTCGTTTCCAATAGAACTTACGATTTGCTGAGATGCTCCAAAGCCGCTTTGGTAACTTCGGGAACGGCAACTCTGGAGACCGCTTTGCTCAATATTCCGGAAGTGGTTTGCTACAAAGGAAGCAGGATTTCTTACGAAATTGGGAAACGACTGATCAAGAATATCAAATATATTTCCCTTGTGAATCTGATTATGGACAAAGAAGTTGTTACGGAATTAATTCAAAACGAATTGAATACTAAAAATCTCGTTGAAGAACTTAATAAAATTCTCAATACTAAGAAAAGAGATGATGTTTTGAATAATTACGAAGTTTTAAGAACCAAACTCGGAGGAAGCGGCGCCAGTCAAAATGCAGCAGAACTTATTGTAAATCTGAAATAA
- a CDS encoding DUF1569 domain-containing protein, whose protein sequence is MEKLLQKIESLLPEINKENLKVSKASVGWHLEHSLLILNGSLKGLTMTNSDNYNPKFSIKKFIFINFGIIPRGKIKSPKQFIPLEMPTKESVEKLLNLAKERLEAVQNLPSKSYITHPFLGDFDKKTTLRFLGLHTNHHLKIIDDILKA, encoded by the coding sequence TTGGAAAAATTATTACAAAAAATAGAATCATTACTTCCTGAAATTAATAAAGAAAATTTAAAAGTTTCCAAAGCTTCTGTTGGTTGGCACCTGGAACATTCTTTACTAATTCTGAATGGAAGTCTGAAAGGTCTCACGATGACCAATTCTGACAATTATAATCCAAAATTCAGCATCAAAAAATTTATTTTTATCAATTTCGGAATCATTCCAAGAGGGAAAATCAAGTCTCCGAAGCAATTTATTCCATTAGAAATGCCAACCAAAGAAAGTGTAGAAAAGCTTTTGAATCTGGCGAAAGAAAGATTAGAAGCAGTACAAAATCTTCCTTCAAAATCCTACATCACGCATCCTTTTCTTGGCGACTTCGATAAAAAAACAACACTCAGATTTTTAGGTCTTCATACCAATCATCATTTGAAAATTATTGATGATATTTTGAAAGCATAG
- a CDS encoding GxxExxY protein — translation MTENEISYIVRKAIFNVYNGLGPGLLESVYHKILIYELQNLGLNVKSEVSMPIIYKQVTFDCEFRIDILVENKVIIEIKSVKELENVHFKQLSTYLKLSDKRLGILVNFNSDNIIDSIKRIVNNLE, via the coding sequence ATGACCGAAAACGAAATATCTTACATTGTAAGAAAAGCCATTTTTAATGTATATAATGGCTTAGGACCAGGATTGTTAGAATCCGTTTATCACAAAATTTTAATTTATGAATTGCAAAACTTAGGATTGAATGTTAAGTCTGAAGTTTCTATGCCAATAATTTACAAACAGGTAACTTTTGATTGTGAATTTAGAATTGATATTTTGGTTGAAAATAAAGTGATTATTGAAATCAAATCTGTTAAAGAATTAGAAAATGTCCATTTCAAGCAATTATCAACCTATCTCAAATTATCAGATAAGAGATTGGGGATCTTGGTAAATTTTAATTCGGATAATATTATAGACTCCATAAAAAGAATCGTTAATAATTTGGAATAA
- a CDS encoding ComEC/Rec2 family competence protein, giving the protein MKKQPLLILLLWFVLGILFQEHLIMRQVVVFSLLIISAVSLFSILIKNKFFQSIKYYCLEFFFFSIGMFVHFQNSQQPKLPTLKEKETIVFQLDKKLNSNEKNRKYYVEVLDVSDLKQKENLPFKTVISIPKDIEALDFQHYYKAGIYIHQPKETKNDFQFDYKKYLARQDVYFQAYLPNDILKTEKQSISFENKIKQKRLDILNKINHSSLSPKIQEFLKGIILADRTEMDAETVKDFNQTGLVHLLAISGSHMVIIFWITLLILNQILPVKFRKVSIVLSILLIWIFAIFIDYGSSVMRSCLMITCYYMMVLLQRKSDLLHSLALSAFILLIFDSQQLFDVGFQLSYVAVLGIWWLTNPIKNLFRKPRFKAEKFFYEISAMTFAAQIATLPLAIYYFHQFSFVSIIANLLIIPLSEIIIVSSLLIVVLIAFGFNNIPFLYKGFDVFVEYVLKVIHWFSSFESLMTRNIPLDVLELSLLLLVIYFLKFLIKDIFNPKNLLRFGFCFLAFFAVRISFNIFNYNKEEMFVHNFYKEKIVSIKNKDHAIFWMKESKNEDKIRDFVINPYLTWRRIKDFKINYIPGDSEVFVYQGNKFELK; this is encoded by the coding sequence ATGAAAAAACAGCCATTGTTAATATTGCTGCTATGGTTTGTTCTGGGAATCTTGTTCCAAGAGCACCTGATTATGAGGCAGGTGGTCGTCTTTTCACTTCTAATAATTTCAGCGGTTTCTCTTTTTTCAATATTAATCAAGAATAAATTTTTCCAAAGTATCAAATATTACTGTTTAGAATTTTTCTTTTTCTCGATTGGGATGTTTGTCCATTTTCAGAATTCCCAACAACCAAAACTTCCAACTTTAAAAGAAAAAGAAACGATTGTTTTTCAATTAGATAAAAAGCTTAATTCTAATGAGAAGAATAGAAAATATTATGTTGAGGTTCTTGATGTTTCGGATTTAAAACAAAAAGAAAATTTACCTTTCAAAACTGTTATTAGTATTCCGAAAGATATTGAAGCTCTGGATTTTCAACATTACTATAAAGCGGGAATTTACATTCATCAGCCGAAAGAAACCAAGAATGATTTTCAGTTTGATTACAAAAAATATCTGGCAAGACAGGATGTTTATTTTCAGGCTTACCTTCCGAATGATATTCTGAAAACTGAGAAACAATCCATTTCTTTTGAGAATAAAATTAAACAGAAGCGATTGGATATTCTCAATAAAATTAACCATTCTTCTTTGTCTCCGAAGATTCAGGAGTTTCTGAAAGGAATTATTCTCGCTGACAGAACTGAGATGGATGCTGAAACGGTCAAAGACTTTAATCAAACCGGATTGGTTCATCTTTTAGCGATTTCTGGTTCGCATATGGTCATTATTTTCTGGATAACACTTTTGATTTTGAACCAAATTCTTCCTGTGAAATTTAGAAAAGTTTCTATTGTTCTGAGCATTCTTCTGATTTGGATATTTGCCATTTTTATCGATTATGGAAGTTCCGTGATGCGAAGCTGTCTGATGATTACGTGTTATTATATGATGGTTTTGCTGCAGCGGAAATCAGATTTACTACATTCTTTGGCATTATCGGCTTTTATTCTTTTGATTTTTGATTCGCAGCAATTGTTTGATGTAGGATTTCAGTTGAGCTACGTTGCTGTTTTGGGGATTTGGTGGCTGACGAATCCAATTAAAAACTTGTTCAGAAAACCGAGATTCAAAGCTGAAAAATTCTTTTACGAAATCTCTGCAATGACTTTTGCAGCGCAGATTGCGACGTTGCCTTTGGCGATTTACTATTTTCATCAGTTCTCTTTTGTTTCCATCATTGCGAATCTTTTGATTATCCCGTTATCAGAGATTATTATTGTTTCTTCTTTGTTGATTGTAGTTTTGATTGCTTTTGGGTTCAATAACATTCCGTTTCTCTATAAGGGTTTTGATGTTTTTGTCGAGTATGTTTTAAAAGTCATTCATTGGTTTTCCAGCTTTGAATCGTTGATGACGCGAAATATTCCACTTGATGTTTTGGAATTAAGTCTTCTACTTTTGGTTATTTATTTCTTGAAATTCTTAATCAAAGATATTTTCAATCCGAAGAATCTGTTGAGGTTTGGGTTTTGTTTTCTGGCATTTTTCGCAGTAAGAATTTCATTCAATATTTTTAATTATAACAAAGAAGAAATGTTTGTTCACAACTTTTACAAAGAGAAAATTGTAAGCATTAAAAATAAAGACCACGCAATATTTTGGATGAAAGAAAGTAAGAACGAAGACAAGATTCGGGACTTCGTCATAAATCCATATTTGACTTGGAGAAGAATTAAAGACTTTAAAATCAATTATATTCCTGGAGATTCAGAAGTTTTTGTTTATCAAGGAAATAAATTTGAGTTAAAATAG
- a CDS encoding LLM class flavin-dependent oxidoreductase encodes MELGIGMFGDVSLDTKTGKYRDASVKLNEILEQVKLMDQVGLDVFAMGEHHRADYAVSSPEILLAAAASITNNIKLASGVTVLSSSEPVKVYEDFSMIDLISKGRAEIFVGRGSFIESFPLYGYDLSDYNQLFEEKLDLLLKINNEENVSWSGILRRPMENQTVYPRAFNNGVLPIWVAVGGTPESVLRAAKLGLPLIVAIIGGMPRQFKNLIEFYKQEYLKAGHDESKMQIAIHSHAFVSDDQKDIDQYFFNYKSQMDRIGRTRGWAPYTKEQYEGGRSKDGALFIGTANQVADKINEMKELFGLTRFIGHMDVGDPAHDVMMNSIELFGEKVAPIVR; translated from the coding sequence ATGGAATTAGGAATAGGGATGTTTGGAGATGTTTCTCTAGACACCAAAACCGGAAAATATAGAGATGCAAGCGTAAAACTTAACGAAATCCTTGAGCAGGTAAAACTAATGGACCAAGTCGGCCTGGATGTTTTTGCAATGGGTGAGCATCACCGTGCAGATTATGCCGTATCTTCTCCAGAAATCCTTTTGGCAGCAGCGGCAAGCATCACCAATAATATCAAATTAGCAAGTGGTGTAACGGTTCTAAGTTCTTCAGAACCTGTGAAAGTTTATGAAGATTTTTCGATGATTGATTTGATTTCAAAAGGTCGTGCAGAAATCTTTGTTGGAAGAGGAAGTTTTATCGAGTCGTTTCCTTTGTACGGTTATGATTTGTCAGATTACAATCAGCTTTTTGAAGAGAAATTAGACTTATTACTGAAAATTAATAATGAAGAAAATGTAAGCTGGAGCGGTATCTTGAGAAGACCAATGGAAAACCAGACGGTTTATCCAAGAGCTTTCAACAATGGTGTATTACCGATTTGGGTTGCTGTTGGCGGAACTCCGGAATCTGTTCTAAGAGCGGCTAAGTTAGGCTTACCATTAATTGTCGCAATCATTGGTGGAATGCCAAGACAGTTCAAGAACCTTATCGAATTCTACAAGCAGGAATACCTGAAAGCAGGACACGACGAAAGCAAAATGCAGATTGCCATTCATTCTCACGCTTTTGTTAGCGATGACCAGAAAGATATTGACCAATATTTCTTCAACTACAAATCTCAGATGGACAGAATTGGCAGAACCCGTGGATGGGCGCCCTATACCAAAGAGCAGTATGAAGGTGGAAGAAGCAAAGACGGCGCATTATTTATTGGAACTGCTAACCAGGTTGCAGATAAAATCAATGAGATGAAAGAGCTATTTGGCTTGACAAGATTTATCGGACATATGGATGTGGGCGATCCAGCACACGATGTGATGATGAATTCTATAGAATTATTCGGGGAAAAAGTAGCCCCAATAGTAAGATAA
- a CDS encoding choice-of-anchor I family protein: protein MKNNYLFKGLLPIAAMFYSTTQAQTLIHYWNFNNNANVAAITTPTSTLLNGSITATSTGTGSSDTFVDFAGGTGQNFNVNNLNARNGDASGTHLRYNYPINGNIQFNIPTTGYNNVVIKFSTRRSGSGAGNQVWTYSLDGINFIEYKTVVSKDANPELITFDFSGVAGVANNPNFKLKVQFTQGVGGAVGNNRFDNFTVDGNNIGGTDITAPTVTYSPANNINNASTSVHPTIKFNENVRLIDNSPITSANAQNLIEFKLNNASGNVIPFTTTFADNQITISPTAALNPNQTYYLALKPNMIEDESDNAVTASTSSTFTTAGTSISLDKALIKVDENAGTLAFKINITNPSNATVNLVAKPTFGTADSNDYTFISEVINIVPETSTYTVNIPITDDATQEQQAEYFVLSLENPVGATISGDASSTVYIIDNDKPAPVPSNQITLNYIGSFDPSSNGNSSTEIVVHDPATQRLFTISSLTDVFDIIDFSNPLTPTVIKTVDMKPYGGITSIAVKNGFLAVASPNGTDAQGNGSVVFFDINGNFLKQLTVGVLPDMVTFTPDGNKVMTANEGEPNDAYTVDPEGSISVIDVSGGIANLTQSNVKTLSFQGYNAQETAFIASGGRKVKSTSTLAQDLEPEYIAISSDSQKAWVSCQENNGIIEVDLTTNTLGNIWGLGKKDMNLPGNGFDASDNNGEVLIANWPVKAYYNPDAMASFKIGNTNYLVTANEGDEKDLGGFSERTTVGANGYVLNPNNFPNSSILKASHNLGRFRVTNVNGNTDSNSDFEEINALGARSFSIFNTDTKAIVYDSGDQFERYIATNHPLIFNSDNEANGIKVRSRAKGPEPEGVTLGTIAGQTFAFITLERTGGVMVYNVTDPNNVTFTDYKHSRMTSAYGGDNGPEGITYIAPQNSATGKGYVVVANEISGTLSMYEVALSPTLATGNVKNEKATFNIFPNPVNKGNILYFNRAQSYELYDMSGKMLSKESNALTIDTSKLSTGVYLVKTSEGETKRVIVK from the coding sequence ATGAAAAACAACTACCTTTTCAAAGGTCTTTTGCCGATTGCTGCTATGTTTTATAGTACAACTCAGGCGCAAACATTAATCCATTACTGGAACTTCAACAACAATGCAAATGTTGCAGCCATTACCACGCCAACCTCAACTTTACTGAATGGTTCCATTACTGCTACTTCCACAGGAACAGGAAGTTCTGACACATTTGTTGACTTTGCAGGAGGAACAGGACAAAACTTCAATGTAAATAATCTGAATGCCAGAAACGGAGATGCTTCCGGAACACATTTGAGATATAACTATCCTATTAATGGAAATATTCAGTTCAATATTCCAACAACTGGCTATAATAATGTAGTTATCAAATTCTCAACAAGAAGGTCCGGTTCCGGTGCAGGGAATCAAGTTTGGACGTACTCTTTGGACGGAATCAATTTTATTGAATATAAAACGGTTGTTTCAAAGGATGCTAATCCTGAGTTGATTACTTTTGATTTTTCAGGTGTTGCAGGTGTTGCCAACAATCCTAATTTCAAGCTCAAAGTTCAGTTTACTCAAGGCGTCGGCGGTGCTGTTGGAAATAACAGATTTGACAATTTCACAGTGGATGGAAATAACATCGGTGGAACTGATATAACAGCACCGACCGTAACTTATTCTCCTGCAAATAATATCAATAATGCTTCAACAAGTGTTCATCCTACTATCAAATTCAATGAGAATGTAAGATTGATTGACAATTCTCCAATCACTTCTGCTAATGCTCAGAATCTTATTGAATTTAAATTAAATAACGCTTCAGGAAACGTAATCCCATTCACAACGACATTTGCAGATAATCAAATTACAATTAGCCCGACTGCAGCTTTAAATCCTAATCAAACTTATTATTTGGCATTAAAACCAAATATGATTGAGGATGAAAGTGACAATGCTGTCACAGCTTCAACTTCGAGTACGTTCACGACTGCTGGGACAAGTATTTCATTAGACAAAGCTCTAATTAAAGTTGATGAAAATGCAGGAACTTTAGCATTCAAAATCAATATAACTAATCCCTCTAATGCGACAGTTAATTTGGTTGCAAAACCAACTTTCGGAACTGCAGATAGTAATGATTACACTTTCATTTCCGAGGTTATTAATATTGTTCCCGAAACTTCAACTTACACAGTTAACATTCCAATTACTGATGATGCTACACAAGAACAGCAGGCTGAATATTTTGTTCTAAGTCTTGAGAATCCTGTTGGTGCAACAATTTCTGGAGATGCATCTTCTACAGTTTATATTATCGACAATGATAAACCAGCGCCTGTACCATCTAATCAAATCACGTTGAATTACATCGGAAGTTTTGACCCTTCCAGCAACGGCAACAGCTCCACAGAGATTGTTGTTCACGACCCAGCAACGCAGAGATTATTCACCATCAGCTCTTTAACGGATGTTTTTGATATTATTGATTTCTCCAATCCATTAACTCCAACAGTTATCAAAACTGTGGATATGAAGCCTTATGGAGGAATCACAAGTATTGCTGTGAAAAACGGATTCCTTGCTGTTGCTTCTCCTAATGGAACGGATGCTCAAGGAAATGGTTCGGTTGTTTTCTTTGACATTAATGGTAACTTCCTGAAACAATTAACAGTTGGGGTTCTGCCTGATATGGTAACTTTCACACCAGACGGCAACAAAGTAATGACCGCTAACGAGGGCGAACCAAATGATGCTTACACGGTTGACCCGGAAGGTTCTATCAGTGTTATTGATGTTTCCGGTGGAATTGCAAATTTAACTCAATCTAATGTCAAGACACTTTCTTTCCAGGGATATAATGCTCAGGAAACTGCTTTCATAGCATCTGGCGGGAGAAAAGTAAAATCTACGAGTACACTTGCTCAGGATTTGGAACCGGAATATATCGCTATCAGTTCAGACAGTCAGAAAGCTTGGGTGTCTTGTCAGGAAAACAACGGTATTATTGAGGTTGACCTTACGACTAATACTTTAGGAAACATTTGGGGATTAGGCAAAAAAGATATGAATCTGCCAGGAAATGGTTTTGATGCTTCTGATAACAATGGCGAAGTTCTGATTGCAAACTGGCCGGTAAAAGCTTACTATAATCCGGATGCAATGGCTTCCTTTAAAATCGGAAACACCAATTATCTAGTGACAGCTAATGAAGGAGACGAAAAAGATTTAGGTGGATTCAGTGAGAGAACGACTGTTGGTGCTAACGGCTATGTTTTAAATCCAAATAATTTCCCCAACTCTTCCATCTTGAAAGCTTCTCACAACTTAGGGAGATTCCGAGTAACTAATGTGAACGGAAATACGGATTCTAATTCAGATTTTGAAGAAATCAATGCTTTGGGGGCAAGGTCTTTCTCTATCTTCAATACAGATACAAAAGCTATTGTTTATGATAGCGGTGACCAATTCGAGAGATACATAGCAACCAATCATCCTTTGATTTTCAATTCAGATAACGAAGCAAATGGCATCAAAGTAAGAAGCCGCGCCAAAGGTCCGGAACCAGAAGGTGTTACATTGGGAACGATAGCAGGACAGACTTTTGCTTTCATCACTTTGGAAAGAACCGGCGGTGTAATGGTTTATAACGTCACAGACCCCAATAATGTAACCTTTACAGATTACAAACACTCCAGAATGACTTCTGCTTATGGTGGCGACAATGGTCCGGAAGGGATCACCTACATTGCACCTCAAAACTCAGCTACTGGAAAAGGTTATGTGGTCGTGGCTAATGAAATCAGCGGAACTTTATCGATGTACGAAGTAGCGCTTTCACCAACTTTAGCAACAGGCAATGTTAAAAATGAAAAAGCGACGTTCAACATCTTCCCGAATCCTGTTAATAAAGGAAATATTTTATATTTCAACAGAGCTCAAAGCTATGAGTTGTATGATATGTCAGGAAAAATGTTGTCCAAAGAAAGTAATGCTTTAACTATTGATACTTCCAAACTTTCAACAGGTGTCTACCTGGTAAAAACTTCTGAAGGTGAAACAAAGAGAGTCATTGTAAAATAA
- a CDS encoding exopolyphosphatase — protein sequence MIIAAIDIGSNAARLLINEVKESKGNVEFTKLNLLRIPLRLGFDVFSKGEIGAERKQMAINTMKIFSQLMTMYKVEHYRACATSAMRDAKNGQEIIDIVKEQADINIEIISGDEEATLIYENHVAEGLDKNFAYLYVDVGGGSTELTFYENDKMKYEHSFNIGTIRLLNNLVSQSAWDEMKEEIKDKIKSKKPVVAIGSGGNINKIFSLSKTKDGKPMPVSVIKKYLKEMQNLSVEDRMQLYQFREDRADVIVPALQIFNNVMNWAEIKHIYVPKISVADGLIHNIYTNLMDKK from the coding sequence ATGATAATCGCCGCAATAGACATAGGAAGTAATGCCGCAAGACTGCTTATCAATGAAGTAAAAGAGTCTAAAGGAAATGTTGAATTCACGAAACTGAATCTTCTGAGAATCCCTTTACGATTAGGTTTCGATGTTTTCAGCAAGGGCGAAATTGGTGCGGAAAGAAAGCAAATGGCCATTAATACCATGAAAATCTTCAGTCAATTGATGACGATGTACAAAGTGGAACATTACCGTGCGTGCGCTACAAGTGCAATGCGAGATGCTAAAAATGGTCAGGAGATTATTGACATTGTAAAAGAACAAGCCGATATCAATATAGAAATCATTTCAGGAGACGAAGAAGCGACTTTGATTTATGAAAACCACGTTGCAGAAGGTCTTGACAAAAACTTCGCCTATCTCTATGTAGATGTTGGAGGTGGCTCTACGGAACTCACTTTTTATGAGAATGACAAAATGAAGTATGAACATTCTTTCAATATCGGAACAATAAGATTGTTGAATAATTTAGTTTCTCAATCTGCTTGGGATGAGATGAAGGAGGAAATCAAAGATAAAATCAAAAGTAAAAAACCTGTCGTAGCTATCGGTTCCGGCGGTAATATCAACAAAATATTTTCTCTAAGCAAAACCAAAGATGGCAAACCAATGCCTGTTTCTGTTATCAAAAAGTATCTGAAAGAGATGCAAAATCTTTCCGTAGAAGACAGGATGCAGCTTTACCAGTTTCGTGAAGACCGTGCAGATGTAATTGTTCCGGCGCTTCAAATCTTCAACAATGTGATGAATTGGGCAGAAATCAAACACATCTATGTTCCAAAGATTTCTGTTGCAGATGGCTTGATTCATAATATTTACACAAATCTTATGGATAAAAAATAA